The following coding sequences lie in one Lolium perenne isolate Kyuss_39 chromosome 2, Kyuss_2.0, whole genome shotgun sequence genomic window:
- the LOC127333992 gene encoding L-type lectin-domain containing receptor kinase SIT2: protein MKIFHFLLPILLFQGFHCAAFGATGDDHFVFSGFHGADLNLDGTATVTPEGLLELTNGTVQLKGHAFFPAPFRLSRFPGGTVKSFSASFVFGIVTAYPNLSCHGIAFVVAPSKNFTTTLAGQYMGLANIDNNGNASNHIFAAELDTMQNIEFEDIDNNHIGVNINGLRSVRSHAAGYYINSENERFQSMSLISGDVMQAWVDYTEEIAQIDVTIAPVKVSKPARPLVSAMYNLSGVLTEQAYIGFSSATGPINSRHYILGWSFGINQPAPPVDIAKLPKMPRLDSKPRSKVQEILTPVAVATFLLALGIVAVLLLRKRLRYAELREDWEVEFGPHRFSYKDLYHATDGFNKKHLLGVGGFGKVYKGVLRTSRLEVAVKRVTHESRQGIKEFVAEVVSIGHIRHRNVVELLGYCRRKGELLLVYGYMPNGSLDKYLHYELGKPVLSWAHRFQIIKGVASGLLYLHEKWGKVVIHRDVKASNVLLDKEMNGRLGDFGLSRLYDHGTDAQTTHMVGTMGYMAPELVRMGKASPPTDVFAFGTFLLEVTCGQRPIREDARGGQFLLVDWVLDHWHGGTLLETVDPRLLEDYDVDEVSLVLKLGLLCSHPYNNARPSMQQVMEYLDRDTPVPDLASAHLSFNVMAVLKSKGFDPHIMAYPPSLVVSISTISDLSGGR, encoded by the coding sequence ATGAAGATTTTTCACTTCCTCCTGCCGATCCTTCTCTTCCAAGGTTTCCATTGTGCGGCCTTCGGCGCCACCGGCGATGACCACTTTGTATTCTCCGGCTTCCACGGTGCCGACCTCAACCTCGACGGCACGGCGACGGTCACACCGGAAGGCCTTCTTGAACTGACCAATGGTACAGTGCAGCTCAAAGGCCACGCATTCTTTCCAGCTCCATTCCGCCTCAGCAGATTTCCCGGAGGCACGGTGAAGTCCTTCTCTGCCTCCTTCGTGTTCGGAATCGTCACCGCCTACCCCAACCTGAGTTGCCATGGCATCGCTTTTGTGGTTGCGCCGAGCAAGAATTTCACCACCACGCTTGCCGGCCAGTACATGGGTCTCGCCAACATTGACAACAACGGCAACGCCAGCAACCACATCTTTGCCGCCGAGCTCGACACCATGCAGAACATCGAGTTCGAAGACATCGACAACAACCACATCGGTGTGAACATCAACGGTCTCCGCTCCGTGCGGTCGCACGCTGCTGGCTACTATATCAACAGCGAGAATGAAAGATTCCAGAGCATGAGCCTCATCAGCGGAGACGTGATGCAGGCGTGGGTGGATTACACTGAAGAGATCGCACAGATCGACGTCACCATTGCTCCTGTCAAGGTGTCCAAACCAGCAAGGCCACTTGTCTCTGCCATGTACAACCTCTCTGGTGTGCTAACGGAGCAAGCATACATCGGTTTCTCTTCTGCGACTGGCCCGATCAACTCTCGGCACTACATTCTTGGCTGGAGCTTTGGCATCAACCAACCTGCTCCGCCTGTTGACATCGCCAAGCTGCCGAAGATGCCTCGTCTTGACTCCAAGCCAAGATCCAAGGTTCAAGAAATCCTGACACCAGTAGCTGTTGCAACATTCCTCCTTGCTCTGGGAATTGTTGCAGTTCTACTTCTGCGAAAGAGATTGAGGTATGCCGAGCTACGAGAAGATTGGGAGGTTGAGTTTGGACCACATCGATTCTCCTACAAGGATTTGTACCATGCAACCGATGGATTCAACAAAAAGCACCTACTGGGTGTGGGTGGGTTCGGCAAGGTGTATAAAGGAGTGCTTCGGACATCCAGATTGGAGGTTGCAGTGAAGAGGGTGACACACGAGTCAAGGCAGGGCATAAAAGAGTTTGTCGCTGAGGTTGTCAGTATTGGTCACATCCGACATCGTAACGTAGTGGAGTTACTTGGTTATTGCAGGAGAAAAGGCGAACTTCTGTTGGTGTACGGATATATGCCAAATGGTAGTCTTGATAAATACCTGCACTACGAATTGGGCAAACCAGTACTGAGCTGGGCTCACAGGTTTCAGATCATCAAAGGCGTTGCATCTGGATTGCTCTACCTTCATGAGAAGTGGGGGAAAGTTGTCATTCACCGGGATGTCAAAGCAAGCAACGTACTCCTCGACAAAGAAATGAACGGCCGCCTAGGTGACTTCGGCCTCTCAAGGCTGTACGACCATGGCACCGATGCTCAAACCACACATATGGTTGGCACCATGGGTTACATGGCCCCAGAGCTAGTACGCATGGGGAAGGCATCACCTCCTACAGATGTGTTTGCTTTCGGCACGTTCCTCCTCGAGGTTACATGTGGACAAAGGCCTATCAGGGAAGACGCACGAGGCGGCCAGTTTCTGTTGGTTGACTGGGTGCTGGATCATTGGCATGGCGGGACGCTTCTCGAGACCGTGGATCCAAGGCTTCTAGAGGACTACGATGTTGACGAGGTGTCCCTTGTGCTGAAGCTTGGGCTGTTGTGCTCCCACCCTTACAACAATGCAAGGCCAAGCATGCAACAGGTCATGGAGTACCTTGACAGAGACACGCCTGTCCCAGACTTAGCGTCGGCACATTTGAGCTTCAATGTGATGGCCGTATTGAAAAGCAAAGGCTTTGATCCCCATATAATGGCATATCCTCCATCGTTGGTGGTTAGCATCAGCACTATATCTGATCTATCCGGAGGAAGATGA